One part of the Candida albicans SC5314 chromosome R, complete sequence genome encodes these proteins:
- the HHF22 gene encoding histone (Putative histone H4; regulated by Efg1; flucytosine, fluconazole-induced; amphotericin B, caspofungin repressed; colony morphology-related gene regulation by Ssn6; Hap43-induced; rat catheter and Spider biofilm repressed), whose product MSGTGRGKGGKGLGKGGAKRHRKILRDNIQGITKPAIRRLARRGGVKRISALIYEEVRVVLKQFLENVIRDAVTYTEHAKRKTVTSLDVVYALKRQGRTLYGFGG is encoded by the coding sequence atgTCAGGTACCGGTAGAGGAAAAGGTGGTAAAGGTTTAGGAAAAGGTGGTGCTAAACGTCACAGAAAAATTTTAAGAGATAACATTCAAGGTATTACAAAACCAGCTATCAGAAGATTGGCCAGAAGAGGTGGTGTTAAACGTATTTCTGCTTTGATTTATGAAGAAGTCAGAGTTGTcttgaaacaatttttggaaAACGTTATCAGAGATGCTGTTACTTACACTGAACATgctaaaagaaaaaccgTCACTTCATTGGATGTTGTTTACGCTTTGAAGAGACAAGGTAGAACCTTGTATGGTTTCGGTGGTTAA